In the genome of bacterium, one region contains:
- a CDS encoding DUF1385 domain-containing protein, with the protein MMRAPRTMTVAVRKPTGEISVMKETLNLLSDHWAFLKWPVLRGTVSLFGTLLLGIRALNYSAQEALEEDEGEIGPWAMAGTIAAAFALAISLFLLLPLWATRLMETYFHWVAGQWAFNTVDGILRLVVFFLYLGAITMARDIRRVFQYHGAEHMSIYAMEAGEELTVENAKKHSPMHPRCGTSFLLIVMVLSIVVFAQIPQIWPLWAKALARVVLIPLIAGLSYEMLKLGDRYRHVSVFKLILIPGLAMQRLTTRKPTDDQIEVALVALREALAAEEEEGS; encoded by the coding sequence ATGATGAGAGCCCCCAGAACCATGACGGTTGCCGTGAGAAAGCCCACCGGAGAGATCTCCGTAATGAAGGAGACACTGAACCTCCTTTCTGACCATTGGGCCTTCCTCAAGTGGCCTGTTTTAAGGGGTACCGTATCCCTTTTTGGAACGCTCCTGTTAGGGATCAGGGCTCTAAACTACAGTGCCCAGGAAGCTCTGGAAGAGGATGAAGGCGAAATTGGACCGTGGGCTATGGCCGGCACCATTGCAGCAGCCTTTGCTCTGGCAATTTCCCTTTTCCTCCTCCTCCCCCTCTGGGCTACACGTTTGATGGAAACCTATTTTCACTGGGTTGCGGGGCAGTGGGCCTTCAACACGGTAGACGGGATCCTGAGGCTGGTGGTGTTCTTCCTGTACCTGGGAGCAATTACCATGGCCAGGGATATCCGAAGGGTTTTCCAGTATCATGGTGCTGAACACATGAGTATCTACGCCATGGAGGCCGGGGAAGAGCTGACTGTGGAAAATGCGAAAAAGCACAGCCCCATGCATCCCAGGTGCGGGACCAGCTTCCTGCTCATCGTCATGGTACTTTCCATCGTTGTTTTCGCACAGATCCCCCAGATCTGGCCCTTGTGGGCCAAAGCGCTGGCACGAGTGGTACTGATACCGCTGATCGCAGGCCTTTCCTACGAGATGCTGAAATTAGGGGATCGCTATCGGCATGTTTCCGTTTTTAAGCTTATCCTGATCCCAGGCCTGGCGATGCAGAGACTTACGACGCGCAAGCCTACCGATGACCAGATAGA
- the rpmE gene encoding 50S ribosomal protein L31: protein MKKDLHPEYKEATFKCACGASYETGSTIDSKTVDICSNCHPFYTGKQKILDAAGRVEKFKRRYEQK from the coding sequence ATGAAAAAAGATCTGCACCCCGAATACAAAGAGGCTACTTTTAAATGTGCCTGTGGCGCTTCCTACGAGACTGGCTCCACCATTGACAGCAAGACCGTAGATATCTGTTCTAATTGCCATCCGTTCTATACCGGCAAACAGAAGATATTGGATGCGGCTGGACGGGTCGAGAAGTTCAAGAGGCGATACGAGCAGAAATAA
- the rho gene encoding transcription termination factor Rho yields the protein MDLTELKEMSIGELTKLATKEFKIEGVSGMRKQDLIFAMLQAQAEKNKSIYGSGVLEILPDGFGFLRSPDSNYLPGPDDIYVSPSQIRRFVMRTGDTVTGEIRPPKEGERYFALLKVEGLNFESPEAAKDKILFDNLTPLHPDERIHLEPKDPRNFSMRIMDLITPIGKGQRGLIVAPPRTGKTMLLQSIANSISENHPEIFLIVLLIDERPEEVTDMLRSVNGEVVSSTFDEPATRHVQVSEMVIEKAKRLVEHGKDVVVLLDSITRLARAYNTVQPPSGKVLSGGVDSNALHRPKRFFGAARNIEEGGSLTIIATALVDTGSRMDEVIFEEFKGTGNMELHLDRRPVEKRIYPAIDVSKSGTRKEEHIVSEEELNRIWILHKVLASMSVVDSLEFLLDKLNGTKNNQEFFDMMSE from the coding sequence ATGGATCTGACTGAACTAAAGGAAATGTCCATCGGTGAGCTGACCAAACTGGCTACCAAGGAGTTCAAGATCGAGGGTGTCAGCGGTATGCGCAAGCAGGATCTGATCTTCGCCATGCTGCAGGCCCAGGCCGAGAAGAACAAATCGATCTACGGAAGCGGGGTCCTGGAGATCCTCCCGGACGGATTCGGATTTTTGCGGTCACCGGACTCCAACTACCTGCCCGGACCGGACGATATCTACGTCTCACCATCCCAGATCAGGCGTTTCGTCATGCGCACGGGGGATACTGTTACTGGCGAGATACGTCCGCCCAAAGAGGGCGAGCGGTATTTTGCTCTCCTCAAGGTGGAGGGTCTCAACTTTGAGTCCCCCGAGGCAGCCAAAGACAAGATCCTGTTCGACAACCTGACACCTCTTCATCCTGACGAGAGGATCCACCTGGAGCCCAAGGATCCGAGAAATTTTTCCATGCGCATCATGGATCTCATAACGCCTATAGGCAAGGGACAGCGCGGTCTCATCGTTGCCCCGCCCAGGACCGGCAAAACGATGCTCCTGCAGAGCATCGCCAACAGCATCAGCGAGAACCATCCTGAAATCTTCCTGATCGTTCTTCTCATCGATGAGCGGCCGGAGGAGGTTACCGATATGCTCAGATCGGTGAACGGTGAAGTGGTCTCCTCCACCTTTGACGAACCGGCCACGCGCCATGTGCAGGTTTCGGAGATGGTCATAGAAAAGGCCAAGCGCCTGGTAGAGCATGGAAAGGACGTTGTTGTACTCCTGGACAGCATAACCCGCCTCGCCCGAGCCTATAACACAGTTCAGCCTCCCAGCGGAAAGGTCCTTTCAGGCGGCGTGGATTCCAACGCCCTGCATCGGCCCAAGCGGTTCTTCGGAGCTGCAAGGAACATAGAAGAAGGGGGCAGCCTGACGATCATCGCAACGGCACTTGTTGACACGGGGAGCCGAATGGACGAGGTGATCTTTGAGGAGTTCAAGGGAACCGGGAACATGGAGCTTCACCTGGACCGCAGGCCGGTGGAAAAGCGGATATATCCCGCCATCGACGTCAGCAAATCCGGAACCCGGAAAGAGGAGCATATTGTTTCTGAAGAAGAGCTCAACCGCATCTGGATCCTGCACAAGGTTCTCGCTTCCATGAGCGTTGTGGACAGCCTTGAATTCCTGCTGGATAAGCTCAATGGGACCAAGAATAACCAGGAATTCTTTGACATGATGAGTGAATAA
- a CDS encoding sensor domain-containing diguanylate cyclase, which produces MDSQSELDLIRAILEKVNTTSNSEKTLGFALQGIQDSFKCLAAAIILVDARAESFKVVTARGWGYEFLKKFHTSPFQGLVKEMATHWEPILIARNDSRKNTDGYIFQHDFNTLLALPLSIRGKPAGLFYLSWGEEVVVDEELRKRLTDMARLCTLILDHGSLDDKVFSMTNIDPLTGLFSFKFWHEELHREIMRAEKLKSCVAMMMINLNRFKEFNTMYGHVKGDDLLVEVSEAINSQLGKLDVPCRVGAKWYVLLVGDDEQAAKSLAERIIKSFGILSSGGSSDLNLSIGLSVYRAGEEEKTLIERVEGALLEARRMGANSCQIR; this is translated from the coding sequence GTGGATTCACAAAGCGAACTGGACCTGATCCGGGCTATCCTCGAAAAGGTGAACACCACCTCCAACAGCGAGAAGACCCTGGGTTTCGCACTCCAGGGGATTCAGGACTCATTTAAATGTCTGGCAGCTGCCATCATCCTGGTGGACGCCCGGGCCGAGTCCTTCAAAGTTGTGACGGCAAGGGGGTGGGGTTACGAATTTCTGAAAAAATTCCATACCAGCCCCTTCCAGGGCCTGGTGAAGGAAATGGCGACCCACTGGGAACCTATCCTGATTGCAAGAAATGACAGCAGAAAAAACACGGACGGATATATCTTTCAGCATGACTTCAATACTCTTTTAGCGCTTCCCCTTTCTATCAGGGGCAAGCCGGCGGGCCTTTTCTATCTTTCCTGGGGTGAAGAGGTCGTGGTCGATGAAGAATTGCGTAAGAGGCTGACCGACATGGCCAGGCTTTGCACCTTGATCCTGGATCACGGAAGCCTGGACGACAAGGTCTTTTCCATGACCAACATCGACCCCCTTACAGGACTGTTCAGTTTCAAGTTCTGGCATGAGGAGCTCCACAGGGAGATCATGCGCGCCGAAAAACTGAAATCCTGCGTTGCCATGATGATGATAAACCTCAACCGGTTCAAAGAGTTCAATACCATGTACGGACACGTCAAGGGGGATGATCTCCTGGTGGAGGTTTCCGAGGCCATCAACAGCCAGTTGGGCAAGCTGGATGTCCCCTGCCGAGTGGGGGCCAAGTGGTATGTTCTCCTGGTCGGTGATGATGAGCAAGCCGCGAAAAGCCTGGCAGAGCGGATCATCAAGTCTTTCGGAATCCTGTCATCAGGGGGAAGTTCGGACCTCAACCTGAGCATCGGTCTTTCCGTTTATCGTGCAGGGGAGGAGGAAAAAACGCTTATTGAGAGAGTGGAGGGTGCCTTGCTGGAGGCACGAAGGATGGGCGCCAACTCCTGTCAAATCAGATAA
- the coaE gene encoding dephospho-CoA kinase (Dephospho-CoA kinase (CoaE) performs the final step in coenzyme A biosynthesis.) yields the protein MPVIAITGGIGSGKSTVRQMFEEMGAFGIDADELARQVVTPGSEGARLLEEEFGSEFFDSEGRLRRRQMAQKVFDDPQARSTLEAILHPLIRAAEKELVDRICRQNAEAVVVVEIPLLAEGGRSRDYSGVVLVTAPDQVRISRLVDSGRYSSDEAVSRMASQAGHAARENIATWIVNNAGERDLTAGQVRKIYKAITGK from the coding sequence ATGCCCGTGATCGCGATCACAGGCGGTATCGGTTCCGGCAAGTCGACGGTCCGGCAGATGTTCGAGGAGATGGGGGCCTTTGGCATCGATGCTGACGAACTTGCCAGGCAAGTTGTCACGCCGGGGTCCGAGGGAGCACGGCTTCTGGAAGAGGAGTTCGGTTCAGAGTTTTTTGACAGTGAAGGCCGTCTTCGCCGCAGGCAGATGGCGCAGAAAGTCTTTGACGACCCCCAGGCACGATCCACCCTGGAGGCGATCCTCCACCCTTTGATCAGGGCTGCCGAAAAAGAACTTGTTGATCGTATTTGCCGCCAAAATGCGGAAGCTGTGGTGGTGGTGGAGATCCCCCTTCTTGCAGAGGGGGGGCGCTCCAGGGACTACAGTGGAGTTGTGCTGGTCACTGCGCCGGATCAGGTGCGAATTTCAAGGCTCGTTGATTCCGGCAGATACAGCAGTGATGAGGCGGTATCCCGCATGGCCAGCCAGGCTGGCCATGCGGCCAGGGAAAATATAGCCACCTGGATCGTAAATAATGCAGGGGAGCGGGATCTCACCGCCGGGCAGGTAAGGAAGATCTACAAGGCAATAACGGGCAAATAG
- a CDS encoding biotin transporter BioY yields MHQSRTRNIVLISLTVALTTAGAYLRIPVGPVPISLQTLFVFLSGALLGPWLGAVAMGSYIILGLIGLPLFTGGGGPQYIFSPTFGFLLSFPVSAMAVGLILKAPEGVQSRSMGRKLLAVTIGAGVVYLVGVPWLGLNLYLVQGKKVSAQALLMMGMVPFLPGDILKIFLSAWFIGPVGRTLNQIRNR; encoded by the coding sequence ATGCACCAGTCCAGAACAAGGAACATCGTGCTTATTTCTTTAACTGTGGCCCTGACCACGGCCGGGGCGTATCTGAGAATTCCTGTGGGTCCGGTACCCATAAGCCTTCAGACCCTCTTTGTTTTCCTTTCAGGAGCCCTGCTGGGACCCTGGCTCGGGGCTGTCGCCATGGGTTCCTACATCATACTCGGGCTCATCGGGCTGCCGCTTTTCACAGGGGGAGGAGGGCCGCAATACATTTTCTCCCCCACCTTCGGGTTTCTGCTTTCCTTTCCTGTAAGCGCCATGGCCGTTGGGTTGATCCTCAAGGCCCCGGAGGGTGTTCAAAGCCGGAGTATGGGCCGAAAGCTGCTTGCCGTAACCATTGGAGCCGGGGTTGTCTATCTGGTGGGGGTTCCCTGGCTGGGACTGAACCTGTACCTGGTACAAGGGAAAAAGGTCAGCGCCCAGGCCCTTCTTATGATGGGAATGGTTCCTTTTTTGCCAGGGGACATTCTCAAGATATTCCTTTCCGCGTGGTTCATCGGACCTGTTGGAAGAACCCTCAACCAGATCCGGAACCGATAA
- a CDS encoding purine-nucleoside phosphorylase: MNREELKELLFGAGAGGDPGPEWGMVLGSGFDVWVDHLSPGEKVPFGDVDGVPPATAPGHTGYFTAGRVGGKPVVVAVGRLHLYEGFSAIQTVEPVRIMESMGITGMVLTTAVGSVYQDLAPGDGVVVKDQLNLTGEDPHRGAGRFPDVSGLYDRQHLRFLRERGFKQGVLAGVKGPSYETPAEVRVLETMGADIVCMSTVLEALALAGTKVRCVGVAVVANRAGRQGTTHDEVLEVIGGAVESFWQPVSALIGSGSG; encoded by the coding sequence GTGAACAGGGAAGAGTTGAAAGAACTGCTTTTTGGCGCCGGCGCGGGGGGTGATCCCGGGCCTGAGTGGGGGATGGTACTGGGAAGCGGTTTCGATGTCTGGGTGGATCACCTGTCACCAGGGGAAAAGGTGCCCTTCGGGGATGTTGACGGTGTGCCCCCGGCAACAGCTCCAGGCCACACCGGTTACTTTACGGCTGGCCGGGTGGGTGGAAAACCTGTTGTGGTAGCTGTTGGGCGCCTGCATCTCTACGAGGGGTTTTCGGCGATACAGACAGTGGAACCGGTACGCATAATGGAATCAATGGGAATCACCGGCATGGTGCTGACGACCGCCGTGGGGTCTGTGTATCAGGACCTTGCACCCGGGGACGGGGTTGTGGTCAAGGACCAGCTCAACCTCACAGGAGAGGATCCACACAGGGGGGCTGGACGGTTCCCGGATGTGTCCGGCCTGTACGATCGCCAACATTTAAGGTTTCTGAGGGAACGGGGTTTCAAGCAGGGGGTTCTGGCCGGTGTGAAGGGACCTTCCTATGAAACTCCCGCAGAGGTGAGGGTTCTGGAAACCATGGGAGCAGATATCGTATGCATGTCGACCGTATTAGAGGCCCTTGCCCTGGCTGGCACCAAAGTGCGGTGTGTTGGTGTGGCAGTGGTGGCTAACCGGGCAGGGAGGCAGGGGACGACCCACGACGAGGTGCTTGAAGTGATTGGGGGAGCGGTGGAAAGTTTCTGGCAGCCTGTTTCAGCCCTTATCGGTTCCGGATCTGGTTGA
- a CDS encoding F0F1 ATP synthase subunit epsilon yields MADVSTDKIRLEIVTPERIVVSEEVDEVVLPGIEGEFGVLHGHIPFLTALKVGVLTYKKGNAEEHLAVSWGYVEVTSDNVKVLAETAEKATEIDLSRAQTAREAAEKILTSGKEDTEYEEAKVRLEKAIIRVQVAGKK; encoded by the coding sequence ATGGCAGATGTAAGCACAGATAAAATAAGACTGGAGATCGTCACACCTGAAAGGATCGTTGTTTCCGAAGAGGTGGACGAGGTGGTACTGCCCGGGATAGAGGGCGAGTTCGGTGTCCTGCACGGCCACATTCCCTTTCTCACGGCCCTGAAGGTGGGGGTGCTCACCTATAAAAAAGGCAATGCCGAAGAGCATCTGGCCGTTTCGTGGGGATATGTCGAAGTTACAAGTGATAACGTCAAGGTCCTGGCCGAAACAGCTGAAAAGGCCACCGAGATCGACCTGAGCCGGGCCCAGACCGCCCGGGAGGCAGCCGAGAAGATCCTCACCTCAGGCAAGGAAGACACTGAGTACGAGGAGGCCAAGGTGAGACTGGAGAAGGCGATAATACGTGTTCAAGTTGCAGGGAAAAAATAA